In the genome of Saccharomonospora viridis DSM 43017, one region contains:
- the lhgO gene encoding L-2-hydroxyglutarate oxidase: MSARIIGIVGGGIVGLAVGRELTRRYPGTNVVVFEKEDRLGAHQTSHNSGVVHAGVYYRPGSLKAELCTRGRSMLREYCRERGLPYDECGKLVVAVEESELGRLDALEAKARRNGVPGLRRVAGSGITEVEPHAAGLVALHSPATAITDYAAVAGAYGEDIEKAGGEVLLSTAVVGVRRRAGRITVATTRGGYTVDRLVVCAGLQADRVSRLADGVDGPRIVPFRGEYLSVVETKRDLVRGMIYPVPDPRYPFLGVHFTRSVSGELEIGPNAVLAFRREGYRLRDVTPADLWGLVTWPGFWRMGLRHWRTGLSELWGSLSVRAYMRSASRYVPDIGVADVRRAGAGVRAQAVDRDGSLVDDFRIHQEDGVTTVRNAPSPAATSSLAIAEYVVDRMGLG, translated from the coding sequence GTGAGCGCCCGGATCATCGGCATCGTCGGGGGCGGCATCGTGGGACTCGCGGTCGGCCGTGAGCTCACACGTCGGTACCCCGGGACGAACGTCGTCGTGTTCGAGAAGGAGGACCGGCTCGGAGCACATCAGACCTCGCACAACTCGGGCGTGGTGCACGCCGGTGTCTACTACCGTCCCGGCAGTCTCAAGGCCGAGTTGTGTACCCGGGGCCGTTCGATGCTGCGGGAATACTGTCGAGAGCGGGGACTGCCGTACGACGAGTGCGGCAAGCTCGTGGTCGCGGTCGAGGAGTCCGAGCTCGGTCGACTCGATGCCCTCGAAGCGAAGGCCCGACGAAACGGTGTGCCCGGGCTGCGCCGGGTGGCGGGTTCCGGGATCACCGAGGTCGAGCCGCATGCGGCCGGGTTGGTCGCTTTGCACTCACCGGCGACCGCGATCACCGACTACGCCGCGGTGGCCGGGGCGTACGGTGAGGACATCGAGAAGGCCGGTGGGGAAGTGCTGCTGTCCACGGCGGTCGTGGGGGTACGCCGCCGGGCCGGTCGGATCACTGTCGCGACGACGCGTGGCGGGTACACGGTCGATCGACTCGTCGTGTGCGCCGGTCTGCAGGCCGATCGGGTCTCCCGGCTGGCCGACGGGGTGGACGGTCCCCGGATCGTGCCCTTCCGCGGCGAGTACCTGAGCGTGGTGGAGACCAAACGTGACCTGGTGCGCGGCATGATCTATCCGGTGCCGGACCCGCGTTATCCGTTCCTGGGGGTGCACTTCACCCGTAGCGTCTCCGGAGAGCTCGAGATCGGTCCCAACGCCGTTCTCGCCTTCCGCCGCGAGGGGTATCGGCTCCGCGATGTGACCCCGGCCGACCTGTGGGGTCTGGTGACCTGGCCGGGGTTCTGGCGGATGGGCCTGCGGCATTGGCGGACCGGGCTGTCGGAGCTGTGGGGGAGCCTCTCGGTCAGGGCCTACATGCGTTCGGCGAGTCGCTATGTGCCGGACATCGGTGTCGCGGATGTGCGGCGGGCCGGTGCGGGCGTTCGGGCTCAGGCGGTGGATCGGGACGGATCGCTCGTGGACGACTTCCGAATCCACCAGGAGGACGGCGTCACGACGGTGCGCAACGCGCCGTCGCCCGCCGCCACGTCGAGTCTGGCCATCGCCGAGTACGTCGTGGATCGCATGGGGCTTGGCTGA
- a CDS encoding Fur family transcriptional regulator has product MSIIDAPAMLREAALRVTRQRVAVLTMVANNPHSDIDTIATAVRRELGSLSTQTVYDVLRTLTEVGLVRRIEPAGSPARFETRVGDNHHHLVCRDCGGITDIDCVVGEAPCLHSTDPQGFVVDEAEVIFWGICPDCLSS; this is encoded by the coding sequence ATGTCGATCATCGATGCCCCTGCGATGTTGCGGGAAGCGGCATTACGAGTGACCCGGCAGCGGGTCGCTGTGCTGACGATGGTCGCGAACAACCCACACTCGGACATCGACACCATCGCGACGGCCGTGCGTCGCGAATTGGGTTCGTTGTCGACCCAGACCGTCTACGACGTCCTCCGCACGCTCACCGAAGTGGGCTTGGTTCGTCGTATCGAACCGGCCGGTTCACCGGCTCGGTTCGAGACTCGTGTGGGCGATAACCACCACCACCTGGTATGTCGTGACTGCGGTGGGATCACCGATATCGACTGCGTGGTGGGTGAGGCTCCATGCCTTCACAGCACGGATCCGCAGGGGTTCGTGGTCGACGAAGCCGAGGTGATCTTCTGGGGAATCTGCCCTGATTGCCTTTCGTCCTAA
- a CDS encoding cysteine desulfurase family protein has translation MTVLSRPSTGPIYLDYNATTPIDPAVTASLLPYVSDEFGNPSSGHHYGRKPRTALAAARNRVANLIGTSGQRIVFTGSGSEANALALCGVVRAAAVERPHVITQCTEHPAVLESCRALERNHGVDVTYLPVDGEGMVDPAELTAAFTSRTVLVSIMSANNETGALQPIAELARITHEHGALFHTDASQLVGKLPVDVVALDVDLLTMAGHKMYAPKGIGALYVRAGVSLEPLIHGGGQEHGLRAGTENVAFAVAFGTAAQRAAAALEAGEPERLRRLRDRLHDLLREALGDRVMLNGPLRSRLPNTVNVSIDGVRGKDLLAEMPGLAASTGSACHSGQAHPSVVLTAMGLSGRRASSALRLSLGRWTTGEDIDRAAEMIGSSVLRAARVSTV, from the coding sequence GTGACTGTCCTGAGCAGGCCCAGTACAGGTCCGATCTACTTGGACTACAACGCCACGACCCCGATCGACCCCGCGGTCACGGCATCCTTGCTGCCCTATGTGTCCGATGAGTTCGGTAATCCCTCCAGCGGGCATCACTACGGAAGGAAACCGCGTACGGCACTGGCCGCTGCCCGGAACCGGGTGGCGAACCTGATCGGGACATCGGGGCAGCGGATCGTGTTCACCGGTTCGGGGTCCGAGGCGAACGCTCTCGCCCTGTGTGGCGTCGTCCGGGCCGCCGCGGTCGAGCGTCCCCACGTCATCACCCAGTGCACCGAACATCCCGCGGTATTGGAATCGTGCCGGGCGTTGGAGCGCAACCACGGGGTCGACGTGACCTATCTGCCCGTGGACGGTGAGGGGATGGTCGATCCGGCCGAGCTGACCGCCGCATTCACCTCTCGGACCGTGTTGGTGTCGATCATGTCGGCGAACAACGAGACCGGAGCGTTGCAGCCGATCGCGGAACTGGCGCGGATCACCCACGAGCACGGTGCGCTCTTCCACACCGACGCCTCGCAGCTGGTGGGGAAGCTGCCGGTCGACGTGGTCGCGCTCGACGTGGATCTGCTGACGATGGCGGGGCACAAGATGTACGCGCCGAAAGGCATCGGAGCGTTGTACGTGCGGGCCGGTGTGTCGCTGGAACCTCTGATCCATGGGGGTGGGCAGGAGCACGGACTACGGGCGGGAACCGAGAACGTGGCCTTCGCCGTGGCGTTCGGTACGGCCGCGCAGCGTGCCGCCGCTGCCCTCGAAGCCGGGGAGCCGGAGCGCCTCCGTCGGTTGCGCGATCGACTCCACGATCTCCTTCGTGAGGCGCTGGGTGACCGCGTGATGCTCAACGGTCCGCTGCGCTCGAGGCTGCCGAACACGGTGAATGTCAGCATCGACGGAGTCCGGGGAAAGGACCTGCTCGCCGAGATGCCGGGGCTGGCGGCTTCGACGGGCTCGGCATGCCACAGCGGCCAGGCACACCCCTCCGTGGTGCTGACGGCGATGGGGCTCTCCGGGCGGCGGGCTTCATCGGCGTTACGACTGTCGTTGGGGCGTTGGACCACCGGTGAGGACATCGATCGCGCCGCCGAGATGATCGGTTCGTCGGTGCTCCGTGCGGCGCGGGTCAGTACGGTGTGA
- a CDS encoding putative T7SS-secreted protein → MTELGQTSDPRDLIPGEPEAISNDLRELIGTLTSVDEIGGSLGQIDPVSWIGEASNAFRSAFGDEVPKWAKAVEWAGDSGELLCDFADVLNWGQSEAQRAIELYHQAQAASRAAAARYDALIQAGIQILAPFWDPGEAAAQEAQAILDAARERVAQAGGAIAMALGFSPDGEGFKRTFGETEWGAEQRTKQRRWDPETGQWVEEDPGGWQHNRHGSSYRNEWGSQADNLLHDKLRDVLGSFGIEIPFAELFGLEEGRTESNSSVSWMDGSLSGEFEHGSISGKGSADASLLGAGAGTYQEVTADGIAAGANAEAYLGKFNLDGELDLGNGVTASGKAEGMVGASAQAQGSVDAFGAQGSAEAFAGARVEASGEMNFGDHASVSASGDAMAGATASAEGSIGLTGVNVGAEAFAGARVTGEVGAEVAGIGAGVSGEAWAGAGVEASAQFGMGDDGKFHLGASLGVGLGVGGKVGFDVSVDPGGVVDAVSDAANAVGEAGKAAGNAIGNAAETVGDWLGF, encoded by the coding sequence ATGACTGAGCTGGGGCAGACCAGTGATCCCAGGGACCTCATCCCGGGCGAGCCGGAGGCGATCTCCAACGACCTGCGGGAATTGATCGGAACCCTCACCTCCGTGGACGAGATCGGTGGCAGTCTCGGCCAGATCGATCCGGTGAGTTGGATCGGCGAGGCGAGCAACGCGTTCCGTTCCGCTTTCGGTGACGAGGTGCCGAAGTGGGCCAAGGCGGTGGAGTGGGCCGGCGACAGTGGGGAGCTGCTCTGCGACTTCGCCGACGTGCTGAACTGGGGGCAGAGCGAGGCGCAACGCGCGATCGAGCTGTACCACCAGGCGCAGGCCGCGAGCCGCGCCGCCGCAGCGCGGTACGACGCGCTGATCCAGGCGGGGATACAGATCCTCGCGCCGTTCTGGGACCCCGGTGAGGCCGCCGCCCAGGAGGCACAGGCCATCCTGGACGCCGCACGGGAACGGGTCGCGCAGGCCGGTGGTGCGATCGCCATGGCGTTGGGATTCTCCCCGGACGGCGAGGGGTTCAAGCGCACGTTCGGGGAGACCGAATGGGGCGCCGAGCAGCGGACGAAACAACGCCGGTGGGACCCGGAGACGGGCCAGTGGGTCGAAGAGGACCCCGGTGGCTGGCAACACAACCGGCACGGCAGCAGCTACCGGAACGAATGGGGCAGCCAGGCCGACAACCTGCTGCACGACAAACTCCGCGACGTGCTCGGCAGCTTCGGGATCGAGATCCCGTTCGCCGAGTTGTTCGGCCTGGAGGAAGGTCGCACGGAGTCGAACAGCTCCGTGTCCTGGATGGATGGCAGCCTCTCCGGCGAGTTCGAACACGGGTCGATCTCCGGCAAGGGGTCCGCGGACGCCTCGCTGCTTGGAGCGGGGGCCGGTACCTATCAAGAAGTCACCGCTGACGGGATCGCCGCCGGCGCCAACGCCGAGGCGTACCTGGGCAAGTTCAACCTCGACGGCGAGCTGGACCTGGGGAACGGGGTCACCGCGAGTGGTAAGGCCGAAGGGATGGTCGGCGCTTCCGCCCAGGCCCAGGGTAGTGTGGACGCCTTCGGAGCCCAGGGCAGTGCGGAGGCCTTCGCCGGTGCTCGTGTCGAGGCGTCCGGTGAGATGAACTTCGGAGACCACGCCAGCGTGTCGGCCAGTGGCGACGCCATGGCCGGAGCGACGGCGTCGGCGGAAGGCAGCATCGGTTTGACCGGTGTGAACGTCGGAGCCGAGGCCTTCGCCGGGGCGCGAGTCACCGGCGAGGTCGGTGCCGAGGTGGCCGGTATCGGTGCCGGTGTGAGCGGTGAGGCCTGGGCCGGCGCCGGGGTCGAGGCCAGCGCCCAGTTCGGCATGGGTGACGATGGGAAGTTCCATCTGGGTGCCTCGTTGGGTGTCGGACTCGGCGTCGGTGGCAAGGTCGGCTTCGACGTGAGCGTCGATCCGGGCGGTGTCGTGGACGCTGTCAGCGATGCCGCCAACGCGGTCGGAGAGGCCGGCAAGGCAGCGGGCAATGCCATCGGTAACGCTGCCGAGACCGTGGGTGACTGGCTCGGCTTCTAA
- a CDS encoding catalase: MPANNHKPLTTAAGAPVPDNQNSLTAGPRGPMLLQDVWFLEKLAHFDREVIPERRMHAKGSGAYGTFTVTNDITRYTCAKIFSEVGKKTDMFVRFSTVAGERGAADAERDIRGFAVKFYTEEGNWDIVGNNTPVFFFRDPLKFPDLNHAVKRDPRTNMRSPENNWDFWTNLPESLHQVTIVMSDRGIPASYRHMHGFGSHTFSMINAQGERFWVKFHHRTQQGIKNLTDAEAEALIGKDRESHQRDLYEAIERGDFPKWKLYIQVMPEHEAETYRYHPFDLTKVWSKKDYPLIEVGEWELNRNPDNYFAEVEQAAFNPANIVPGIGFSPDKMLQGRLFSYGDAQRYRLGVNHHQIPVNKPRCPVNSYHRDGAMRVDGNQGSTPGIEPNSYGWWQEQPAYREPALAVGSVADRFNYREDDDNYFEQPGNLFRLMTPEQQQALFENTARAINGASEATIERHIANCTQADPAYGEGVRKAVEALADGKL, encoded by the coding sequence TTGCCCGCGAACAACCACAAGCCGCTGACCACCGCCGCCGGTGCTCCGGTCCCCGACAACCAGAACTCGCTCACCGCCGGCCCTCGTGGGCCGATGCTGCTGCAGGACGTCTGGTTTTTGGAGAAACTCGCTCACTTCGACCGAGAGGTCATCCCGGAACGTCGGATGCACGCGAAGGGTTCCGGAGCCTATGGGACCTTCACGGTGACCAACGACATCACGCGATACACCTGCGCGAAGATCTTCTCTGAGGTCGGCAAGAAGACGGACATGTTCGTTCGCTTCTCAACCGTCGCGGGTGAACGTGGTGCGGCCGACGCCGAACGGGACATCCGTGGCTTCGCGGTGAAGTTCTACACAGAAGAGGGCAACTGGGACATCGTCGGCAACAACACCCCGGTGTTCTTCTTCCGGGACCCGCTGAAGTTCCCGGACCTGAACCACGCGGTGAAGCGCGATCCGCGCACCAACATGCGCAGTCCCGAGAACAACTGGGACTTCTGGACCAATCTGCCCGAATCGCTGCACCAGGTGACGATCGTCATGTCGGACCGGGGGATCCCGGCTTCGTACCGGCACATGCACGGTTTCGGCTCACACACCTTCAGCATGATCAACGCGCAGGGTGAGCGGTTCTGGGTGAAGTTCCACCACCGTACCCAGCAGGGCATCAAGAATCTCACCGACGCCGAGGCCGAGGCCTTGATCGGGAAGGACCGGGAATCACACCAGCGTGATCTGTACGAGGCGATCGAGCGTGGTGACTTCCCGAAGTGGAAGCTCTACATCCAGGTCATGCCCGAGCACGAGGCTGAGACCTATCGCTACCACCCGTTCGACCTCACCAAGGTGTGGTCCAAGAAGGACTATCCGCTGATCGAGGTCGGAGAGTGGGAGCTCAACCGCAATCCCGACAACTACTTCGCCGAGGTGGAACAGGCGGCCTTCAACCCGGCCAACATCGTGCCCGGCATCGGTTTCTCGCCGGACAAGATGCTGCAGGGTAGGTTGTTCTCCTACGGCGATGCCCAGCGGTATCGCCTGGGGGTGAACCACCATCAGATCCCGGTGAACAAACCTCGTTGTCCGGTCAACTCCTACCACCGCGACGGTGCGATGCGGGTCGACGGCAACCAGGGTTCCACGCCGGGCATCGAGCCGAACTCGTACGGCTGGTGGCAGGAGCAGCCCGCCTACCGTGAGCCGGCGCTGGCGGTGGGGTCGGTGGCCGATCGGTTCAACTACCGCGAGGACGACGACAACTATTTCGAACAGCCCGGCAACCTGTTCCGTCTCATGACGCCGGAACAGCAGCAGGCCTTGTTCGAGAACACCGCGCGGGCGATCAACGGTGCTTCGGAGGCGACCATCGAGCGTCACATCGCCAACTGCACCCAGGCCGATCCCGCCTACGGCGAAGGCGTTCGTAAGGCGGTCGAGGCATTGGCCGACGGTAAGCTCTGA
- a CDS encoding ankyrin repeat domain-containing protein, with translation MNAGGLTPEQVGRVVALAMDLAREGDTKQLGEFIDHGLPVNVTDPAGNTLLMLAAYHGHAETVRDLLARGADPNLRNARDQAPIAGALFKGEDEVVTVLRQAGADLDAGTPSARVAAVMFGREYLLGE, from the coding sequence ATGAACGCCGGTGGGTTGACGCCGGAGCAGGTGGGGCGCGTCGTGGCGTTGGCCATGGATCTGGCGCGTGAAGGTGACACGAAACAACTCGGGGAGTTCATCGACCACGGACTACCGGTGAACGTGACCGATCCGGCCGGGAACACGCTGCTCATGCTCGCCGCCTATCACGGACACGCCGAGACGGTGCGTGACCTGCTCGCCCGTGGCGCGGACCCGAACCTCCGCAACGCACGTGATCAGGCTCCGATAGCCGGAGCGCTGTTCAAGGGGGAGGACGAGGTCGTGACCGTACTGCGACAAGCGGGGGCGGACCTCGACGCGGGAACGCCGTCGGCGCGCGTCGCCGCCGTGATGTTCGGCCGGGAGTACCTGCTTGGCGAATGA
- a CDS encoding DUF3137 domain-containing protein, with amino-acid sequence MSTGIVLAIVIGGTVLLLGAVAAFVIWIKRSFVGRAEVSVDALREEAARRGWTFVERDDSMVALYDRQYDRRSWWEPLTQPPRAKGARDVITGTHRGRPFVAATFDTVYQGQHQPERAIWVAAPAPHPMLSIHRVAGTQNALNRSIGLGGVQTGNVEFDRRFEVLSEDERFAHAVLSPQLQEFLLTDPRSFRGVYLRGEYLDVLDPVQDHRNPDELVAALDLRCDILDRIPAWS; translated from the coding sequence ATGAGTACCGGGATCGTTCTCGCGATCGTGATCGGCGGTACCGTCCTCCTGTTGGGGGCGGTCGCGGCGTTCGTGATCTGGATCAAACGGTCGTTCGTCGGCAGGGCGGAGGTGTCGGTGGACGCCCTCCGCGAGGAGGCCGCCCGTCGTGGTTGGACGTTCGTCGAGCGCGACGACTCCATGGTGGCGCTGTACGACCGGCAGTACGACCGACGCAGCTGGTGGGAACCGCTGACCCAGCCGCCACGGGCGAAAGGCGCCCGGGACGTGATCACCGGGACGCATCGCGGCCGCCCTTTCGTCGCAGCCACCTTCGACACCGTCTACCAGGGACAACACCAACCTGAGCGGGCGATCTGGGTGGCCGCCCCCGCGCCGCATCCGATGCTGAGTATTCACCGGGTGGCGGGGACGCAGAACGCGCTCAACCGCAGTATCGGTCTGGGTGGTGTGCAGACCGGGAACGTCGAGTTCGATCGGCGTTTCGAGGTCCTCAGCGAGGATGAGCGGTTCGCCCACGCCGTGCTGAGCCCCCAGCTGCAGGAGTTCCTGCTCACGGATCCCCGTTCGTTCCGGGGCGTCTACCTGCGCGGCGAGTATCTGGACGTGCTCGACCCTGTGCAGGACCATCGCAATCCGGACGAACTCGTGGCGGCGCTCGATCTGCGCTGCGACATCCTGGATCGCATACCGGCGTGGTCCTGA
- a CDS encoding YbaB/EbfC family nucleoid-associated protein, with translation MSETAKRLLRRVEAIDAAAAENRARAEQYRQMTEKLAAVTGTATSPDGVVTVVAGPDGSVKEVTFSEQVRKADPAALSASVVHTIAQARVNATREQAEIMRRNLDDTHLLDQVLAEDARLFGDKQPEDPGPPPPAAVPTGGTPAGRPRTQPARQAYNDDDSFEDFQVLRRS, from the coding sequence ATGAGTGAGACGGCCAAGCGGCTCTTGCGGCGCGTGGAGGCGATCGACGCGGCCGCCGCGGAGAACCGCGCACGTGCGGAGCAGTACCGACAGATGACCGAGAAGCTGGCCGCCGTCACGGGCACCGCCACCTCGCCGGACGGGGTGGTGACCGTGGTCGCCGGTCCGGACGGCTCGGTCAAGGAGGTCACCTTCTCCGAGCAGGTGCGCAAGGCGGACCCGGCGGCGCTGTCCGCCAGCGTGGTGCACACCATCGCGCAAGCCCGTGTCAACGCGACCCGGGAACAGGCGGAGATCATGCGTCGGAACCTCGACGACACCCATCTGCTGGACCAGGTGTTGGCCGAGGACGCCCGGTTGTTCGGGGACAAGCAGCCGGAGGACCCCGGTCCTCCGCCACCGGCGGCGGTCCCGACCGGCGGCACTCCGGCCGGTCGACCCCGTACGCAGCCTGCCCGTCAGGCGTACAACGACGACGACAGTTTCGAGGACTTCCAGGTCCTCCGTCGATCGTGA
- a CDS encoding tetratricopeptide repeat protein, with product MRFLSPKPTPLPDELDRKARGAMALFDAGHYYAAERAWAALLVECERELGAQHPESMATLDRMGSALFRQRRFEESAERHREAHRRAVEVLGPKHADTLQYAHNLGCALAMANRWAEGLEVLRSTVKLRRKTLGATHADTLDTTKTLGVSLFMAGDAQAAAELLQSAYRTAARTFGLDSPLVQDIGNNLGIVLRNSPRT from the coding sequence ATGCGTTTTCTCTCGCCCAAGCCCACCCCGTTACCCGATGAGCTCGACCGGAAGGCCCGCGGCGCGATGGCGTTGTTCGATGCCGGGCATTACTACGCCGCGGAGCGTGCGTGGGCGGCGCTTCTCGTCGAGTGCGAGCGCGAACTCGGTGCCCAACACCCGGAGTCGATGGCCACTTTGGACCGAATGGGATCGGCGTTGTTCCGGCAACGCCGGTTCGAGGAATCGGCGGAACGGCACCGTGAGGCCCACCGGCGAGCGGTGGAAGTGTTGGGTCCCAAGCATGCGGACACGTTGCAGTACGCGCACAATCTCGGCTGCGCGTTGGCCATGGCAAACCGTTGGGCCGAAGGGCTGGAGGTGTTGCGCAGCACCGTGAAGTTGCGGCGGAAAACGCTCGGGGCCACTCACGCCGATACCCTCGACACCACCAAAACACTCGGTGTGTCGCTGTTTATGGCCGGAGACGCCCAAGCGGCGGCGGAACTGTTGCAGTCGGCTTACCGGACGGCGGCCCGTACGTTCGGGCTCGATTCCCCGCTCGTCCAAGACATCGGCAACAACCTCGGTATCGTTCTGCGGAATTCCCCGCGTACCTGA